A part of Aegilops tauschii subsp. strangulata cultivar AL8/78 chromosome 2, Aet v6.0, whole genome shotgun sequence genomic DNA contains:
- the LOC109733751 gene encoding mavicyanin, whose amino-acid sequence MAVTRTILAVAVMAILSTASAAIYNVGEPGGAWDLSTNYGTWASSRNFKADDQIVFKYSPQAHDVLEVSKADYDSCSTASPITTLNSGNDIVTLTASGTRYFICGFPGHCAGGMKVKIDVMSGFSSPAPASGPSASNAPPPTPASAATNVEATGFGLAVLLAVAGLMA is encoded by the coding sequence ATGGCTGTCACGAGAACCATTCTCGCCGTGGCTGTAATGGCCATCCTGAGCACCGCGTCAGCGGCGATCTACAACGTTGGCGAGCCCGGCGGAGCGTGGGACCTCAGCACCAACTACGGCACATGGGCGTCCTCCAGGAACTTCAAAGCCGACGACCAGATCGTCTTCAAGTACTCCCCTCAAGCGCATGATGTCCTCGAGGTCAGCAAGGCCGACTACGACTCCTGCAGCACCGCCAGCCCCATCACCACCCTCAACTCTGGGAATGATATCGTCACCCTCACCGCCTCCGGCACCCGGTACTTCATTTGCGGCTTCCCTGGCCATTGCGCGGGTGGCATGAAGGTCAAGATCGATGTCATGTCTGGCTTCTCGTCACCCGCCCCAGCCAGCGGACCAAGTGCAAGCAATGCTCCCCCGCCGACCCCTGCCTCCGCTGCCACCAATGTGGAGGCCACCGGTTTTGGCCTCGCCGTTTTGCTTGCCGTTGCTGGCCTCATGGCTTGA
- the LOC109733750 gene encoding mavicyanin, giving the protein MTVMRTILLAVAAMAILSTASAAIYNVGEPGGAWDLSTNYGTWASSRNFHPSDQIIFKYSPQAHDVLEVSKADYDSCSTASPIATLNSGNDVVSLTATGTRYFLCGFPGHCAGGMKVKIDVVPSSSSSSPAPASGPSASNAPPPAPVSAATSMEATGFGLAVLLAVASLMA; this is encoded by the coding sequence ATGACTGTCATGAGAACCATTCTCCTCGCCGTGGCCGCGATGGCCATCCTGAGCACCGCATCGGCGGCAATCTACAACGTCGGCGAGCCAGGTGGTGCATGGGACCTCAGCACCAACTACGGCACCTGGGCGTCTTCCAGGAACTTTCACCCCAGCGACCAAATCATCTTCAAATACTCTCCTCAGGCACACGACGTCCTCGAGGTCAGCAAGGCCGACTACGACTCCTGCAGCACTGCTAGCCCCATCGCCACCCTGAACTCCGGGAATGATGTTGTCTCGCTCACTGCCACCGGCACCCGCTACTTCCTCTGCGGCTTCCCGGGCCACTGCGCCGGGGGAATGAAGGTCAAGATCGATGTCGTGCCAAGCTCGTCCTCTTCCTCGCCGGCCCCGGCCAGCGGCCCCAGTGCAAGCAACGCTCCCCCGCCAGCTCCTGTCTCAGCCGCCACCTCTATGGAGGCCACAGGGTTTGGCCTCGCCGTCTTGCTTGCCGTTGCCAGTCTGATGGCTTGA